Proteins encoded within one genomic window of Calypte anna isolate BGI_N300 chromosome 25, bCalAnn1_v1.p, whole genome shotgun sequence:
- the CHTOP gene encoding chromatin target of PRMT1 protein isoform X2 — protein MAAQSAPKVVLKSTTKMSLNERFTNMLKNKQPMPVNIRATMQQQQQLASARNRRLAQQMENRPSVQAALKLKQSLKQRLGKSNIQARLGRPAGALARGAMGGRGLVAMGQRGLPRGAMRGARGARALLRGGIPLRGQSLLRGGRGMSPRMGLRRGGIRGRGGPGRGGLGRGAMGRGGLGGRGRGMAGRGRGGFGGRGRGRGRGRGLARPALTKEQLDNQLDAYMSKTKGHLDAELDAYMAQTDPETND, from the exons ATGGCTGCACAGTCAGCACCGAAGGTTGTGCTAAAGAGCACCACCAAGATGTCTCTGAACGAGCG CTTCACTAACATGCTGAAGAACAAACAGCCGATGCCAGTGAATATTCGGGCTaccatgcagcagcagcagcagctggccaGTGCCAGAAACAGAAGACTGGCCCAGCAGATGGAGAACAGACCTTCTGTCCAGGCTGCCTTGAAGCTTAAACAG AGCTTAAAACAACGCCTCGGGAAAAGCAACATCCAGGCCCGCCTGGGCCGGCCAGCGGGAGCCCTCGCTCGTGGAGCCATGGGAGGGAGAGGCCTGGTGGCCATGGGGCAGAGGGGGTTGCCCCGAGGAGCCATGCGTGGTGCCAGGGGAGCACGAGCTCTGCTGAGAGGAGGAATCCCACTCCGAG gTCAGAGCCTGCTTCGTGGAGGACGAGGGATGTCCCCCAGGATGGGTCTGAGGAGAGGTGGCATCCGAGGGCGTGGGGGCCCTGGAAGAGGGGGCTTGGGCAGAGGAGCCATGGGCCGTGGAGGACTTGGTGGCAGAG GTCGTGGCATGGCAGGCCGGGGACGAGGAGGTTTTGGAGGTCGTGGCAGAGGGAGAGGACGAGGAAGAGGATTGGCACGGCCCGCGTTGACCAAGGAGCAGCTGGACAACCAGTTGGATGCTTACATGTCTAAAACGAAAGGACACCTGGATGCTGAGCTGGATGCTTACATGGCTCAGACAGACCCAGAGACAAACGACTGA
- the CHTOP gene encoding chromatin target of PRMT1 protein isoform X1: protein MAAQSAPKVVLKSTTKMSLNERFTNMLKNKQPMPVNIRATMQQQQQLASARNRRLAQQMENRPSVQAALKLKQKSLKQRLGKSNIQARLGRPAGALARGAMGGRGLVAMGQRGLPRGAMRGARGARALLRGGIPLRGQSLLRGGRGMSPRMGLRRGGIRGRGGPGRGGLGRGAMGRGGLGGRGRGMAGRGRGGFGGRGRGRGRGRGLARPALTKEQLDNQLDAYMSKTKGHLDAELDAYMAQTDPETND from the exons ATGGCTGCACAGTCAGCACCGAAGGTTGTGCTAAAGAGCACCACCAAGATGTCTCTGAACGAGCG CTTCACTAACATGCTGAAGAACAAACAGCCGATGCCAGTGAATATTCGGGCTaccatgcagcagcagcagcagctggccaGTGCCAGAAACAGAAGACTGGCCCAGCAGATGGAGAACAGACCTTCTGTCCAGGCTGCCTTGAAGCTTAAACAG AAGAGCTTAAAACAACGCCTCGGGAAAAGCAACATCCAGGCCCGCCTGGGCCGGCCAGCGGGAGCCCTCGCTCGTGGAGCCATGGGAGGGAGAGGCCTGGTGGCCATGGGGCAGAGGGGGTTGCCCCGAGGAGCCATGCGTGGTGCCAGGGGAGCACGAGCTCTGCTGAGAGGAGGAATCCCACTCCGAG gTCAGAGCCTGCTTCGTGGAGGACGAGGGATGTCCCCCAGGATGGGTCTGAGGAGAGGTGGCATCCGAGGGCGTGGGGGCCCTGGAAGAGGGGGCTTGGGCAGAGGAGCCATGGGCCGTGGAGGACTTGGTGGCAGAG GTCGTGGCATGGCAGGCCGGGGACGAGGAGGTTTTGGAGGTCGTGGCAGAGGGAGAGGACGAGGAAGAGGATTGGCACGGCCCGCGTTGACCAAGGAGCAGCTGGACAACCAGTTGGATGCTTACATGTCTAAAACGAAAGGACACCTGGATGCTGAGCTGGATGCTTACATGGCTCAGACAGACCCAGAGACAAACGACTGA
- the CHTOP gene encoding chromatin target of PRMT1 protein isoform X3 encodes MAAQSAPKVVLKSTTKMSLNERFTNMLKNKQPMPVNIRATMQQQQQLASARNRRLAQQMENRPSVQAALKLKQRNVLTLGFWICRGLQHPI; translated from the exons ATGGCTGCACAGTCAGCACCGAAGGTTGTGCTAAAGAGCACCACCAAGATGTCTCTGAACGAGCG CTTCACTAACATGCTGAAGAACAAACAGCCGATGCCAGTGAATATTCGGGCTaccatgcagcagcagcagcagctggccaGTGCCAGAAACAGAAGACTGGCCCAGCAGATGGAGAACAGACCTTCTGTCCAGGCTGCCTTGAAGCTTAAACAG agaaatgttCTCACTCTGGGTTTCTGGATCTGCCGAGGGCTTCAACACCCAATTTAG
- the S100A1 gene encoding protein S100-A1 has protein sequence MASQLEGAMETLINVFHHYSGKEGDKYKLSKKELKELLQSELGCFLETQKDTGAVEKIMQDLDENGDGEVDFQEYVVLVAALTVACNTFFWENA, from the exons ATGGCGTCACAGCTGGAAGGGGCCATGGAGACACTCATCAATGTCTTTCACCATTACTCGGGCAAAGAAGGGGACAAGTACAAGCTGAGCAAGaaggagctgaaggagctgctgcaaAGCGAGCTGGGCTGCTTCCTGGAG ACCCAGAAGGACACAGGTGCTGTGGAGAAGATCATGCAGGACCTGGATGAGAACGGCGACGGGGAGGTGGACTTCCAGGAGTACGTGGTCCTGGTGGCCGCCCTCACCGTGGCCTGCAACACCTTCTTCTGGGAGAACGCCTGA